A genomic segment from Legionella quinlivanii encodes:
- the thiE gene encoding thiamine phosphate synthase gives MISALKYCYITDYSKPSLLFSAIKGGVSSVQYREKNLSFKLHYQKAKELKYQLDRFRIPLIINDNVLLAQEIDAAGVHLGQLDQDPEEARRLLGPDKLIGLSIESTQQLEAANSLDCLDYVAASAVFKSSSKQDVKTLWGLEGLEKLVQLSKYPIIAIGGINLGNVSSVMSQGAFGVAVIAAISEADNPEGAAKSLHRLILGVDYA, from the coding sequence ATGATATCTGCGCTCAAATATTGTTATATCACTGATTATTCCAAGCCATCTCTGCTTTTTTCCGCCATTAAAGGGGGCGTTTCATCGGTCCAGTATCGTGAAAAAAACCTGTCCTTCAAGCTGCATTATCAGAAGGCCAAAGAGCTCAAATATCAATTGGATCGCTTTAGAATTCCCCTGATTATTAACGATAATGTGTTGCTGGCTCAGGAAATTGACGCCGCTGGTGTTCATCTTGGGCAATTGGATCAAGACCCGGAGGAGGCAAGACGCCTGCTGGGGCCTGACAAGCTAATTGGCTTGTCCATTGAGAGTACTCAACAACTTGAGGCTGCTAATAGCCTGGATTGTTTGGATTACGTAGCAGCCAGCGCAGTCTTTAAAAGCTCCAGTAAACAGGATGTTAAAACCTTATGGGGGTTGGAGGGCCTTGAAAAGCTGGTGCAATTATCGAAGTATCCGATAATCGCCATAGGTGGAATTAATCTCGGCAATGTTTCCTCGGTTATGTCGCAGGGCGCTTTCGGCGTAGCAGTGATTGCTGCAATTTCTGAAGCAGATAATCCCGAAGGGGCTGCGAAATCACTTCATCGTCTCATTTTGGGAGTCGATTATGCTTGA
- the thiM gene encoding hydroxyethylthiazole kinase → MLETINAILKRIKIMRPLVLNISNQVSMDFVANGLLALGASPIMTQAIQEIDDLIQLAEAVVINIGTLNEEFITLAERASRQANDCRKPLVLDPVGAGASEYRTSHCLSLLRQFNFNLLRGNASEVAALSGSRIRSGGVDTRLFTEEAIESAKEISRAYSLITVVSGASDAIVDEKRVEWLSGGSALMSQVTGAGCLFTAIIALFIAVWEDPFQASCAATLFYSLCAERAAQDASGPGSFKMHFLDHLANGERLVA, encoded by the coding sequence ATGCTTGAAACGATCAATGCCATTCTCAAGCGAATAAAAATCATGCGCCCACTGGTTTTAAACATCAGTAATCAGGTGAGCATGGATTTTGTCGCAAATGGCTTACTAGCGCTGGGAGCTTCACCAATAATGACGCAGGCTATTCAGGAAATTGATGATTTGATACAGCTTGCCGAAGCTGTAGTGATTAATATCGGCACTTTAAACGAGGAGTTTATAACGCTTGCTGAGCGGGCTTCACGTCAGGCGAATGATTGCCGCAAACCACTTGTTTTAGATCCTGTGGGTGCGGGAGCCAGTGAATATCGCACCAGCCATTGTCTGAGTCTGCTGCGCCAATTCAATTTTAACCTGCTTCGCGGAAATGCCAGTGAGGTTGCTGCATTATCTGGCTCAAGAATACGCAGTGGCGGAGTGGATACCCGCCTTTTTACCGAAGAAGCCATAGAAAGTGCGAAAGAGATCTCCCGGGCTTACTCGCTAATCACCGTTGTTAGCGGTGCCAGTGATGCGATTGTTGACGAGAAGCGAGTCGAATGGTTGTCGGGTGGCTCAGCGCTGATGTCGCAGGTGACTGGCGCCGGCTGTTTATTCACCGCGATCATTGCGCTGTTTATTGCCGTCTGGGAAGACCCTTTTCAGGCCTCTTGTGCGGCGACACTGTTCTACAGCCTATGCGCTGAGCGGGCGGCCCAGGATGCGTCAGGACCTGGTTCATTCAAAATGCATTTTCTGGATCATCTGGCTAATGGTGAGAGGCTCGTCGCATGA
- the thiD gene encoding bifunctional hydroxymethylpyrimidine kinase/phosphomethylpyrimidine kinase, whose protein sequence is MKKPAVVLSIAGTDPTGGAGIQADIKTISATRAYAASVITALVAQNTCGVIAVEAVAPYFIEQQLEAVFSDLEVAAVKIGMVHTKAAIEVIASYLQKVKPLRIVIDPVMFAKDNSSLMDKQSLSIFKTLLLPLASLITPNIPEAVMLCGKEITCCDDMQEAALAISQHYETNVLLKGGHLPGENSTDILCLQKTKQLFFFHQKRINTNNTHGTGCSLSSAIASFLAQEMNLHSAIEQAKRYLTAAIVSGRYLKIGQGNGPVDHFFIQDRFLST, encoded by the coding sequence ATGAAAAAACCAGCGGTTGTCCTGAGTATTGCTGGAACCGATCCCACCGGTGGAGCCGGTATTCAGGCCGATATCAAAACCATTTCTGCAACCAGAGCCTATGCTGCCTCGGTAATCACCGCATTGGTCGCGCAAAATACCTGCGGCGTAATCGCGGTTGAAGCGGTTGCTCCCTATTTTATTGAGCAGCAATTAGAGGCTGTTTTTAGCGACCTCGAAGTGGCTGCAGTCAAGATTGGCATGGTCCATACGAAAGCAGCTATCGAGGTTATCGCTTCTTATTTGCAAAAGGTGAAACCACTTCGCATAGTGATTGATCCGGTTATGTTTGCCAAGGACAATTCCTCTTTAATGGATAAACAAAGCCTTTCCATTTTCAAAACACTGCTTTTGCCTCTGGCGAGTTTAATCACCCCCAATATTCCTGAGGCGGTAATGCTTTGCGGGAAAGAAATCACTTGCTGTGACGATATGCAGGAAGCTGCTCTGGCAATAAGCCAACACTATGAGACGAATGTCCTGCTTAAAGGCGGCCATTTACCAGGAGAAAATAGTACAGATATCCTCTGCTTACAGAAAACAAAGCAACTATTTTTCTTTCATCAAAAACGAATTAACACAAATAATACCCATGGGACAGGTTGCAGCTTGTCGTCAGCCATTGCTTCCTTTCTTGCACAGGAAATGAATTTGCATTCTGCTATCGAACAGGCAAAACGTTATTTAACTGCTGCTATTGTTTCGGGTCGATACTTAAAAATAGGGCAGGGGAATGGCCCGGTAGATCATTTCTTTATTCAGGATCGGTTTCTCAGCACTTAA
- a CDS encoding ABC transporter substrate-binding protein, which yields MSNQLSRTTLLLNWYANPYHCPIFVAQGLGFYQDENIKLAILEPCDPSDVTEIVGTGKIDFGVKAMIHTVAARAKGYPVTSIGTLLDEPPTGLIALKSSGIRNFQDIAGKRIGYIGEFGKKIIDDLAKLAGISECYETVRVGMNVTDAIHRGIIDAGIGFINFQRVELEHLAGETVFLRLDELAGLGCCCFCSIQFIVHERMFQQEHIIKGFLKATQRGAAYTVENPEEAFECLCEQKPQLRNALYKTIFMRSLPFFSRNLLNIERDWDKVGRYTRHLGITDKQFAITDCYTNSFLPAAPYSALEPVACCIREED from the coding sequence ATGTCAAATCAATTATCAAGAACCACTTTATTACTCAACTGGTATGCCAATCCTTACCATTGCCCTATTTTTGTGGCTCAGGGACTTGGGTTCTATCAGGATGAAAATATCAAATTAGCCATTTTAGAACCCTGCGATCCCAGTGATGTCACTGAAATTGTGGGTACGGGTAAGATTGATTTTGGAGTAAAAGCCATGATTCATACCGTGGCTGCCCGCGCCAAGGGCTATCCAGTCACGTCAATCGGTACCCTGCTCGATGAGCCGCCCACAGGATTAATCGCATTGAAATCCAGCGGTATTCGCAATTTTCAGGACATTGCAGGTAAGCGCATTGGTTATATCGGTGAGTTTGGAAAAAAAATTATTGATGATCTGGCCAAACTGGCGGGTATTTCTGAGTGTTATGAGACAGTGCGGGTCGGTATGAATGTGACCGATGCCATTCATCGAGGCATCATTGATGCCGGCATTGGGTTTATTAATTTTCAACGAGTTGAGCTTGAGCATTTGGCAGGAGAAACCGTTTTTCTGCGCCTGGACGAATTGGCTGGCTTAGGCTGTTGCTGCTTTTGCTCAATCCAGTTCATTGTTCATGAGCGTATGTTTCAACAGGAACACATCATTAAAGGATTCCTTAAGGCCACTCAGAGAGGTGCCGCTTATACTGTAGAAAACCCCGAAGAAGCATTTGAATGCCTTTGTGAGCAAAAGCCGCAATTGCGAAATGCTTTATATAAAACTATTTTTATGCGCAGTTTGCCATTTTTTTCGCGAAATCTACTCAATATCGAGAGAGATTGGGATAAAGTAGGCCGCTATACCCGGCATTTGGGGATTACTGATAAACAATTTGCAATCACTGATTGCTATACCAACTCCTTTTTACCCGCAGCACCTTATTCCGCTTTAGAGCCTGTTGCTTGTTGTATTCGCGAGGAAGATTGA